The following proteins are encoded in a genomic region of Triticum dicoccoides isolate Atlit2015 ecotype Zavitan chromosome 1B, WEW_v2.0, whole genome shotgun sequence:
- the LOC119349655 gene encoding protein CHUP1, chloroplastic-like, protein MVAGRVKAAMGFQRSPATPKTSSSRKAPPPPPSQSTAPVPAAARRPSGQCSPAPPSSGGKGGGGGSFARSFGVYFPRSSAQVQPARAATAPDAAELARLVEELQERESRLRTELLEHKILKETVVIVPFLETELGRCRDAMSRLQAENARLRAELDAAVANVSSKEQRIAEMERRMAEMARPPQRGGADDCSSSDGSTKAGGGDTAAKPASKPVLPPPPPPPPPPMRTHAKPKSYFSGSSRASPATSSSSGSSTPSCSSDTAASTGRKPELSKLPPIPPPPPPPPPPSMPARATRSASASSPPWTSSGAAPAPPPPPPPPPPSGPCVRRVPEVVEFYHSLMRRDSKRDCGGGACPEAGGTGGSGAANARDMIGEIENRSSHLIAIRSDVERQGDFIRFLIKEVEGAAFVDIDDVVTFVKWLDVELSRLVDERAVLKHFDWPEQKADALREAAFGYRDLKKVEAEAASFCDDPRQPCASALKKMQALFEKLEHGVYSLSRVRDGAMNRYRGFQIPWEWMQDTGIVSQIKIQSVKLARKYLRRVSSELEATQGGPDEEELMLQGVRFAFRVHQFAGGFDGDTMWAFQEIKEKANVLQSQRDQQHLQQQRLAAGRS, encoded by the exons ATGGTGGCCGGCAGGGTCAAGGCGGCCATGGGCTTCCAGCGCAGCCCGGCCACGCCCAAGACCTCCTCCTCCCGCAaggcaccgccaccgccaccgtcgcaGAGCACCGCCCCCgtcccggcggcggcgcggcggccctcgggccagtgctcgccCGCGCCGCCCAGCTCGgggggcaagggcggcggcggcggctccttcGCGCGCTCCTTCGGGGTCTACTTCCCGCGCTCCTCCGCGCAGGTGcagccggcgcgcgcggccacggcgccggacgccgccgagctcgcccgcCTCGTCGAGGAGCTGCAGGAGCGCGAGTCCCGCCTGCGCACCGAGCTGCTCGAGCACAAGATCCTCAAGGAGACCGTCGTCATCGTGCCCTTCCTCGAGACCGAGCTCGGCCGGTGCCGGGACGCCATGTCGCGGCTCCAGGCAGAGAACGCACGCCTGCGCGCCGAGCTCGACGCCGCCGTGGCGAATGTCTCCAGTAAAGAGCAGAGGATTGCCGAGATGGAGAGGCGGATGGCGGAGATGGCGAGGCCGCCGCAGCGTGGTGGCGCCGACGATTGCTCGTCGTCGGACGGCTCCACCAAGGCGGGAGGAGGCGACACGGCGGCCAAGCCAGCGAGCAAGCCCGTTctccctcctccaccaccacctccgccgcctccaATGCGGACACACGCCAAGCCCAAGTCGTACTTCTCCGGCTCGTCCCGCGcctcgccggccacctcctcctcgtccggctcgTCCACGCCGTCCTGCTCCTCCGACACGGCGGCATCCACGGGCCGCAAGCCGGAGCTCTCCAAGCTGCCCCCGAtacccccgccaccgccgccgccgcccccaccgtcAATGCCGGCGCGAGCAACCCGGAGCGCGAGCGCGAGCTCGCCGCCGTGGACCTCAAGCGGCGCggcgccggcgcccccgcccccgcctccCCCACCACCCCCTTCTGGCCCGTGCGTGCGGCGCGTCCCGGAGGTCGTCGAGTTCTACCACTCGCTGATGCGGCGCGACTCCAAGAGGGACTGCGGGGGCGGCGCGTGCCCCGAGGCCGGCGGCACGGGCGGCTCCGGCGCCGCGAACGCCCGGGACATGATCGGCGAGATCGAGAACCGCTCCTCGCACCTCATCGCG ATCAGGTCGGACGTGGAGAGGCAGGGCGACTTCATCCGCTTCCTCATCAAGGAGGTGGAGGGCGCCGCGTTCGTCGACATCGACGACGTCGTCACCTTCGTCAAGTGGCTCGACGTCGAGCTCTCACGCCTC GTGGATGAACGGGCAGTGCTCAAGCACTTCGACTGGCCGGAGCAGAAGGCGGACGCGCTCCGCGAGGCGGCGTTCGGCTACCGCGACCTCAAGAAGGTCGAGGCGGAGGCCGCATCATTCTGCGACGATCCGCGGCAGCCCTGCGCTTCTGCTCTCAAGAAGATGCAGGCCCTCTTTGAGAA GTTGGAGCATGGGGTGTACAGCCTGTCCCGTGTGCGCGACGGCGCCATGAACCGGTACCGCGGGTTCCAGATCCCATGGGAGTGGATGCAGGACACCGGAATTGTCAGTCAG ATAAAAATTCAGTCAGTGAAACTAGCAAGGAAGTATCTGAGAAGGGTTTCCTCCGAGCTGGAGGCCACGCAGGGCGGCCCCGACGAAGAAGAGCTCATGCTCCAGGGAGTCCGGTTCGCCTTCAGAGTGCACCAG TTCGCGGGCGGATTCGACGGCGACACGATGTGGGCCTTCCAGGAGATCAAGGAGAAGGCGAACGTGCTCCAGTCGCAGCGCGATCAGCAGCACCTGCAACAGCAAAGGCTCGCCGCTGGCAGAAGCTGA